The Vespula pensylvanica isolate Volc-1 chromosome 24, ASM1446617v1, whole genome shotgun sequence genome includes the window ttatgtattttacttttcttttctttccttttttttgtttaaattaaagtTGCCTTGCAATTAATATTTGTACTTATTGCTATCATATTTGTGAAATTCTCGTTAATTTTGTTGCTTTCTTAAAAATTGTACGACacagattttattaaaaattaacattataatcataaaattaattcataagaaataataatgtttaaaaaagttGTCGTACCAATTTATTGCTTTTACGTTCGGCCGATCGATCTATAGAATACCTCGGAGAACTGCCTGTTGTGTAGACTATTTCGTTGTCTCTAAAAGCAACGCGCTCTCCTAAATACATAATAACGTAATTAAATTCATGAAATGCACGATGTATTGTCTATTCTCAAAATGGCACAAAAATTTCTCTGCTAACCAGTCCAGTAACTCAACGGTGGAAATATCCTACGTCCTCTTGAACTCGTAGGAACATTCGATATATCTATCATCTTACCTCCTTGCTTCGTTCCTACTACTTCACCTGCATTAgctaacaaaaatttatatacgatgagtcaaattattatatgagaaaagaagggatCTGTTCATTTATACGTTTTGCGTAACCAACTGTTATAATACCTTTTCCACACGATTTCCACATTTTGCaaaattcgtttatattaaGTGGACATCCTTCGCGACAATACCTCAGTAATTCCTTTGGCACAactaacataatatatattttaacataacGGCGCAAGTGTAATCGTATCTTGAAATGTGTGTAAATGTTACCGTGTTTAGAGTCGTGCAGATCTCCGATAAGTCGATATAGCTCTTGATTTATACCTTCGATCAAAGTTGCCGATAGTCGTTTGCGAATGTGCTCAGTTGTAAATTTTCTATGAACCACGTGGCCAGCCTCGCTAcgtaaatcaaaataataaattacgcGTCGATTTATGAAACGTAATGCGTTCTTACTTACTTGAGCAATTTACCTTCAAAAACCAAACTTAACTCGCAAACTGATTTAGAATCAATTACAACTCGTGGTATCCAGTCGGATAATAGTTGAGGTTTCTTCGCGCTTAAAAATTCATCGTTTGACGTATTTGCCTCGCGACACGTTTTAACGCGAGACTTTAGAGGATTTGATATTGACAAAGATGTATCTGTCTCTATCGTAGCATATTTCGCATTTTCAGGAGATATTTCGCGTTCAATTTGAAATTCACTACCTCTTGGAGTTCGACGGTCCTTCGAGTCATTTTTATGTTCGTCGATTAAACGATCGTCGCTTATAATACCTGCGCGCAAATTCGATTCATGCGTATTTTTAATCAGCTCTTTTGTATCATTTAAAACGGGTATAAATTccgatttttcatcgatcataTCTTCGTTTGAGTTCATATTAAGAGTATGACTATCTACAATGGCCAATGGTGTTGATGTGCCGTTctgctttttgtttttcaacgaCATCGCTTTATTGTTGTTAATACTGTTCTTACGAGTTCTATGAACTACGTTAACATGATTCGTATCAGCAAAggtgtttattatttttggttttttcGCACTGTGTTCTATGATCTTTGCCATATTCAAATGTTCCTTATGTTTGAGTTCTAACAATTCCATTTCATCTTCCGTACTAGAATTTTCGcaataacgattatttttcaaactatccttttttcttctatcggaCAGTCCAAAATGAAGTAACttaatattatctcttttcctcttttccttgtGTACAGATACCGATACATGTGCGGGATCATGATTTTCCATATTGTCATTTTCAATATTGTCATTGCTGGAAGTAGAATGGTATATCGGTCtgttttttttacttttctcttgcAATTTTACATGACTGTTAGTTATGGCGTTATAATTCATACTTTCTCGTCTTTGCTCGTGTTTGTGCCGTTTCATCGACACTCtttcattttgtaataatattctttcagATATGATTTTAGATATACCCGGACAAGTTTCATCTTCCAATTCTTCAAAGCCTTTTCCGTGCGATCGTTGTAAAAGCATAATATCATTATCCTTCTCCGATTCAGTACAAACATTCTGATGttcttgtaaaattatattagagGTCTTATGCACATCTTCTATGTTGCGCTTATTGCGATTGGCGCTTATTGCGAATCTGTTCAAAGGTAGCGTATCATAGCATTCGGAGATGCAAGATCTTCCcgaatcatttattatttcattaccTTGTATTTGATTGCTACACAATCCAGATTTCTTATCATTACACTTTACTCTACTTTCTCCATTTGTATCGTTCGATGCCACTCCATAAGAGTAAACATCATTGAGAGAATCaaacatttgtattattttagaaatgtATTCTTGAGGGCAATCCTTATGcagtaaattattaacaatgatattaattgtatCTTCCTGCATATTTCTCATTGTATGTTCTTTTTGAAGAAGAGGCAATTGATGTATATTCACACTTTTATTCTGGTACTGTTCCTTTCTATCTAAACTGTTATGATTATACGTCTTCTTTGCCATGCTGGAAAGCAGTAAATTTGTTGAACCTGGTACATAAATTTCAGGAGTGTATACATCATTATCAGTTTTAGTTTCTAAAGAGCGATCTTCCCCGTTAATACCACGTAAAGTACTGGAAGGTATTCGGAGATTGGATACATTTGGTTTTTGTCCCATTGAAATAACGCCTGACTCGTTGAACTTAATTCCGTCTTCCTTTCTACACTCGAGCGTTACATCTGACATTTTGCTATTTGTGTCATTATCGctatcaataattttgattgGCCAATGAAAGTTTGAATTCAAGCcttgagaaataaataatttccataTTCGAATTACATTTTCCCAATCATCAGGAAAACCATTGAAGAATTTACCTCTAACGTACTCTGGTAACTCTaaatacatgaaaaaataGTGCGTTTatcaaaatcaaataattatttattaattagtcAAAATTACATGcaaaaattgaaattcttaCCATTTCTATTATCCACAATATTTCCTTTTAgatgatatatttgtttaaaaatagacTCTACGCTTGTAACCGTCAATCTCTTAAGTATGGGTTTAGTGCGCGCAATTTTTCCActatgaagaataaaaatgaaaaataaaaataataaagtgatAAAGTATcacagatatttatattatttaaatttacctTTCTAATGTTCCTTTAATAAGTAAGTGACCATTTTCATTTAACATAACTCtccaattaaaaaaagttctatttgatttttctttgtgACTTGTGGTAATGACTATTTCAGGACGACCAAAGTTATCATACTTTGCACTTTCTTCttgcaatttaaaaaaattggcATTATCGAAAACTTGTTCCGTATTTGTTGGTAATggcaaatatttttccattacAGGCAAATTCTCATCAATCGATAATGTTTTGCCATTGAAGcagtctttttttctcgacgattGTTCGATACTTGAAGATGTAATTATTggtttatatatagtatatctatttttcttctttgccaTCATATTTCTCAAGTTGTTACTAGAAGAGACAACCTCGTTTTCTATCTGAGAAGTATGCAGAAACAAACTGGTGCAATTCATATCTTGCATATCCGCATTGATGCTGGATATACTAGTACATATTGAGGCTGGGGCTACTTggctattatttattatcttctcctttttcctctgtAAAACAAATTTCAGAGAATGTTTTAACTTTTTGTAAGATTCATCTTTCTTAAAGTTTGCaaatttcgtttataatttttcattggataaaaaaaaacgcacATCCTCATGCGTATCTATCATAGAGGTACAgagaaacgtattaaaaatgggcataaattatataaacaataagatTTAATACGTATAAATGAACGTTAACGATCAATCCATTAATATCTAAAACTTACCTCCATCGTGCCTTAGACCAATAAATGCGTTTTTGcgttcgaaaatatttgaatttttacacGCACATCGAGATTGTTCGAAACCTTACGCTCGAAGCGTGTGTGACTTCGAAAAATGAAGCAGGGACGAACAGTCTTAAACGGTAGAAATAAGTGCTATGCACGTAGCCGTATATGGCCACAAATTTCTAaccttatttttaaaaaacctCTCAACTAGATTTGTACAACTACTCATAATTttcggaaaataaaatttccaaTTTCAACGATACATCCAACATTccaatatattgaaatttcaatcgatCATTTAACAATACAACGGCGCGTGTAGAATATAAGAATTTCTAtttccaataaaatatttaataaacaaatatttaaaaagtaagaaaactATATGCGGGCGACTATGCGCATTTATATATCACCTGATTTGATATGCGTAGTCTGCGTCGCCAACTTCTGGCACGACATTTTAATGGAATATTTAGTTAGTTACCAGGATCGTTTAAATAGTTAACTTTAGTGTTAAGCAGTTGACAAATATATCTCTAGGCTACGTTCCTAACAAATAAGAAAGTCGTCTTAGATGTTGATAGAAGaaggtgtatgtatgtaccgaATTCACGATAtaaagatgaaatatttttgctagctaaaaatattcgttatcGTGAACACGACTCTTCTGATCCAATTCGTTACAATGTATCGCGTGTTAACATTGTTTACCGTTTGAAAGTAATTTAGAAAGACAGGTTTGTCCTACCTAATCTTGCTAATCAAGGTTGCGCATCTTGATGCGATCTTTTTCCATCGTTCGCGTTGTAAATAGAGATGccgatatttttcttgtcaAAGGAcggattttttaataaaaattgtgaaaattacatttatttatcctACCTCGCcactcgattattttattccttttaatttttacaaataaaagtttttccaTGACTAGATTTACCCGCGATTAGATCATCGTCAAACAATAGATGTGCATTATTGTTCGTTTAGAAttgtaaacatttatttttattttcctttcgtctTGCCCTAAAAATACAACAGGAGATTCTTCGGATCTCACGGATTAATGGCAGGCTTAATGATGTATccaaattgaatattataatattaatgtattttttattaaaaaattatcgtgATTCAATCTGGTACGATGTTGGGAACATATCTTTATTCGAATGACGATTGAATTTACACAAAGGTAGTAAAAATAAGAGATCACAGCACTTGCCTTATTTGaatagattattaattatcgcacataaatgtaataatgttaacgtaacataatattttcataatacttAAGCATTTATGAACTTGTACAACCATTATGAATGTGATACAACATTAGTTTGATATATACAATCTAACCTCATTAAGGTGTATTTATTGGAAGCACAAGGTTcctataaaatcattaaaatatttagtgACAGATCGCACGTCGCCCCTgtaataagatattataattgttaaatgGCTCTTTATTTACTTCATGGCAAACTAAGTAAAGAACTATATAATCGTTAATGAAGATAAACTTCCTTTGATGTGGCGCtgatacataatataaaattttctatcatatatatatatatatatatatatatatatatatatatatatattatcgataattctgTAGGAAAGACTACCTTATATGAATAAACTATTAGAATATTTACACTATAtataaaagggagaaaagagaataaccGTTGTTTCGT containing:
- the LOC122637110 gene encoding uncharacterized protein LOC122637110 isoform X1; the encoded protein is MERKKEKIINNSQVAPASICTSISSINADMQDMNCTSLFLHTSQIENEVVSSSNNLRNMMAKKKNRYTIYKPIITSSSIEQSSRKKDCFNGKTLSIDENLPVMEKYLPLPTNTEQVFDNANFFKLQEESAKYDNFGRPEIVITTSHKEKSNRTFFNWRVMLNENGHLLIKGTLESGKIARTKPILKRLTVTSVESIFKQIYHLKGNIVDNRNELPEYVRGKFFNGFPDDWENVIRIWKLFISQGLNSNFHWPIKIIDSDNDTNSKMSDVTLECRKEDGIKFNESGVISMGQKPNVSNLRIPSSTLRGINGEDRSLETKTDNDVYTPEIYVPGSTNLLLSSMAKKTYNHNSLDRKEQYQNKSVNIHQLPLLQKEHTMRNMQEDTINIIVNNLLHKDCPQEYISKIIQMFDSLNDVYSYGVASNDTNGESRVKCNDKKSGLCSNQIQGNEIINDSGRSCISERSHGKGFEELEDETCPGISKIISERILLQNERVSMKRHKHEQRRESMNYNAITNSHVKLQEKSKKNRPIYHSTSSNDNIENDNMENHDPAHVSVSVHKEKRKRDNIKLLHFGLSDRRKKDSLKNNRYCENSSTEDEMELLELKHKEHLNMAKIIEHSAKKPKIINTFADTNHVNVVHRTRKNSINNNKAMSLKNKKQNGTSTPLAIVDSHTLNMNSNEDMIDEKSEFIPVLNDTKELIKNTHESNLRAGIISDDRLIDEHKNDSKDRRTPRGSEFQIEREISPENAKYATIETDTSLSISNPLKSRVKTCREANTSNDEFLSAKKPQLLSDWIPRVVIDSKSVCELSLVFEGKLLNEAGHVVHRKFTTEHIRKRLSATLIEGINQELYRLIGDLHDSKHGNIYTHFKIRLHLRRYVKIYIMLVVPKELLRYCREGCPLNINEFCKMWKSCGKANAGEVVGTKQGGKMIDISNVPTSSRGRRIFPPLSYWTGERVAFRDNEIVYTTGSSPRYSIDRSAERKSNKLQVEEKMSGQSNDLGGSKKGASDALKDENTTLLPTSLQRQVDIWAHRYDVELTNTQKTDRNNAAVSQSDERTKQYGIRQQSPIKKQNLMYTYYKSIPHTDDILSDDQVSQL
- the LOC122637110 gene encoding uncharacterized protein LOC122637110 isoform X2, with protein sequence MERKKEKIINNSQVAPASICTSISSINADMQDMNCTSLFLHTSQIENEVVSSSNNLRNMMAKKKNRYTIYKPIITSSSIEQSSRKKDCFNGKTLSIDENLPVMEKYLPLPTNTEQVFDNANFFKLQEESAKYDNFGRPEIVITTSHKEKSNRTFFNWRVMLNENGHLLIKGTLESGKIARTKPILKRLTVTSVESIFKQIYHLKGNIVDNRNELPEYVRGKFFNGFPDDWENVIRIWKLFISQGLNSNFHWPIKIIDSDNDTNSKMSDVTLECRKEDGIKFNESGVISMGQKPNVSNLRIPSSTLRGINGEDRSLETKTDNDVYTPEIYVPGSTNLLLSSMAKKTYNHNSLDRKEQYQNKSVNIHQLPLLQKEHTMRNMQEDTINIIVNNLLHKDCPQEYISKIIQMFDSLNDVYSYGVASNDTNGESRVKCNDKKSGLCSNQIQGNEIINDSGRSCISERSHGKGFEELEDETCPGISKIISERILLQNERVSMKRHKHEQRRESMNYNAITNSHVKLQEKSKKNRPIYHSTSSNDNIENDNMENHDPAHVSVSVHKEKRKRDNIKLLHFGLSDRRKKDSLKNNRYCENSSTEDEMELLELKHKEHLNMAKIIEHSAKKPKIINTFADTNHVNVVHRTRKNSINNNKAMSLKNKKQNGTSTPLAIVDSHTLNMNSNEDMIDEKSEFIPVLNDTKELIKNTHESNLRAGIISDDRLIDEHKNDSKDRRTPRGSEFQIEREISPENAKYATIETDTSLSISNPLKSRVKTCREANTSNDEFLSAKKPQLLSDWIPRVVIDSKSVCELSLVFEGKLLNEAGHVVHRKFTTEHIRKRLSATLIEGINQELYRLIGDLHDSKHVVPKELLRYCREGCPLNINEFCKMWKSCGKANAGEVVGTKQGGKMIDISNVPTSSRGRRIFPPLSYWTGERVAFRDNEIVYTTGSSPRYSIDRSAERKSNKLQVEEKMSGQSNDLGGSKKGASDALKDENTTLLPTSLQRQVDIWAHRYDVELTNTQKTDRNNAAVSQSDERTKQYGIRQQSPIKKQNLMYTYYKSIPHTDDILSDDQVSQL
- the LOC122637110 gene encoding uncharacterized protein LOC122637110 isoform X3 produces the protein MERKKEKIINNSQVAPASICTSISSINADMQDMNCTSLFLHTSQIENEVVSSSNNLRNMMAKKKNRYTIYKPIITSSSIEQSSRKKDCFNGKTLSIDENLPVMEKYLPLPTNTEQVFDNANFFKLQEESAKYDNFGRPEIVITTSHKEKSNRTFFNWRVMLNENGHLLIKGTLESGKIARTKPILKRLTVTSVESIFKQIYHLKGNIVDNRNELPEYVRGKFFNGFPDDWENVIRIWKLFISQGLNSNFHWPIKIIDSDNDTNSKMSDVTLECRKEDGIKFNESGVISMGQKPNVSNLRIPSSTLRGINGEDRSLETKTDNDVYTPEIYVPGSTNLLLSSMAKKTYNHNSLDRKEQYQNKSVNIHQLPLLQKEHTMRNMQEDTINIIVNNLLHKDCPQEYISKIIQMFDSLNDVYSYGVASNDTNGESRVKCNDKKSGLCSNQIQGNEIINDSGRSCISERSHGKGFEELEDETCPGISKIISERILLQNERVSMKRHKHEQRRESMNYNAITNSHVKLQEKSKKNRPIYHSTSSNDNIENDNMENHDPAHVSVSVHKEKRKRDNIKLLHFGLSDRRKKDSLKNNRYCENSSTEDEMELLELKHKEHLNMAKIIEHSAKKPKIINTFADTNHVNVVHRTRKNSINNNKAMSLKNKKQNGTSTPLAIVDSHTLNMNSNEDMIDEKSEFIPVLNDTKELIKNTHESNLRAGIISDDRLIDEHKNDSKDRRTPRGSEFQIEREISPENAKYATIETDTSLSISNPLKSRVKTCREANTSNDEFLSAKKPQLLSDWIPRVVIDSKSVCELSLVFEGKLLNEAGHVVHRKFTTEHIRKRLSATLIEGINQELYRLIGDLHDSKHASGRKDVWSV